The DNA region ctagtgccagtgcaagaatacatatttgcagcagctctctacaatacgcgctcgttattctgctacgaacggcaacgtaattctgctacgacgtcgtactttgaacaaattcgtctcgcctcaatcttcctatgtttaaaatggtgtccatgagaagaatcgattaattcccaataatgcatatttcgaatcactaacgaccacacgacccacgccataggctggaataacaaaaccaaataagaatcttgaaagaattaaacttgactgccactgaagccatccatgcgaatacatatttgtagcatctccctccgacgcgcgctcgtgattctgctacggacgccaggcaactttatggcgtctccaagcggttaatttgcacaagccctgagaagaaccgatttttccaatatcccatatgtatttggaataaaatttgctcagcaactccgccgatgcagcaacaacaactactggactgcgcgacagccatctgtaattcggctctacgcacgccgttaattgccagatccaaaaatgctgcttgtaacacggatgtaaagatgtactgctgttgccacgaccgccaccactatcgaacgaaaaattttcatccgcatcaccacagccgttgtcgctaggaccgcttctggacgccttggtccgctttccatgaaatccagaatgaaaattacgtgcgcacgcgaaacacggggctttttatacacaggaaaaaagaagcagtggatcaaaaggcccgtaccttactgcaatctgatgtccgtgttggggatttatgaacgggatcgattatttttgaatttttcacccggattggaaagaaataacattttcaatagtttgccgttgataatgaatagttttaatacaattagcaaattggtggaaagtttccgaatctgttaataacaaaatctcgaaaatccgtcgaaagataaagtcgccattaccgtttaaaatcttacatgatttcgtgatggtccccaattttgtatttttcattttgcaccctgtatccgagcctTTCCCTTAGACGTGgtttacgtcaaaatgcgcgaacaaaaacacgtccgtacgtgctgctgtctcgaactggaatgggccacgcgcgcgggagagcagttttcttacaatcaataaagatggctcattagtcccgcctctttgttgtccggtatgactgcaaatattgtgtaaccgtcacacactcaccaaaggggcgtggctacaggttcaactttattgattacaagaaagcagctcttccgcgcgcgagcctattcgttcgagatgtcgcggagagcagaccgtggtactactttcggcatcggcggaaattttattcccggcgatggtgtgggtcgcgcggtcgtcgtcattaacattagcagcgctcagtttaaattttcttgtatgatgtaggaggaatgacggctttggcaggttttgttctattattgtcaggggggttgtttttgttgaccaaattttatgaaatttggccacaatattctttgatatgctatgatatgatatgatatttgataagaagtactaacgatcggctaccatcaatgaaagtggctcttgggagcgtccacaaattacgtaacgcttagaggagtgaggggggttgggcgaagtgtgacgacccatacataatttttagatacttcatataaaaagtgtaacataggggggaggggaggttgaaaatgcccaatttttgcgttacgtaattgaaggatcttcccttaaggtgactcggggaggcactacacaccgtgttatttttcctatcttttgtctctttctaacattgtcacctcgtaatttcggagtggcgtatttcggttttcagttgtttgatgtaactgtaaatgtatcagcatgtagattgcgagtaagcacgcgccggtgatactttttcaaaatcatatttgttgtagaaataaaattaagcattaatgataataatagtatcaatataattggcaaattgctgaaggttttccgaatcgattgataaggaaatgtcgaaaataagataaagacgctattagcgtttgaaatctatcctaatttttcatctcggaaccgatttctttttcaatcatcaacaggaaaaatacaaaattagagtctcgcgggaaaatttcatgttgtgccgacaacatccaaatcgttgcaaacgccacattagtgaataaattgctgtagcaattttccgatgacagcctatgctcggaccggcactaatgctatgattccgctaccgatgccaaacaattatgctttgttctatgaagaaagttcgtctaatatcaacattctcaatcactaaaatcatacaactccgaattacgctagaaaatttcaccgaagaattttccagttcctaacggttgcactttaggaaaattatttcaacttaatctTCCTctcaaatataatgatggtcctgaaaagaaccgattaatttccacttatgtgccttatgactagcagccactgggctgcgcgaccgccatccgatgattcggctcaacgaacgccgtcgattaccagatccgccgaagatgggacacggatgaaaaagatgtgctgctgcttccacgaccgccaccaccaccgaccgaaaaaatttcatccgcaccaccacaccgctgagacagccgttgtcactgggaccgcttctggacgccctggtccgctcgccgtgacatccagaatgaaaatgacgcgcgcacgcgaaacacggggctttttatacacaggaaaaacgaagcagtggatcaaaaggcccgtaccttactgcaatctgatgtccgtgttggggatttatgaacggaattgaatttttcacccggtttggaaagaaataacattttcaatagtttaacgttgataatcaatagtatcaatagaattggcaaattgctggagagtttctgaatcgattgataagcaaatgtcgaaaatccatcgaaagataaagacgctattagcgtttgaaatctatcctaatttcgtgacggtctcgaatttggaaattttggttttacaccctgtatctgagtcttccccttagacgtagtttacgtcaaaatggcGAGATACGGCGACGAATTACCCTTCTTGGGATATTAAGAAAAACTCACAAACCAGATTCAGGGacttagggtcatattgacacGGAAATGTAAATCGCttcataataaataaattgtaaTCGAATTATATACAAAGTTTACATATATTTCAAAAGATAATGCTGGTTCAAAAGACAATaaaaattccaggaatttccaaaacatttttcaacagtttcaataagatttttattccatttattttattattcatttctatttttttgttaaatatcttggctgtgcatatgcacagcacatgtttcgaaatggtcaaattgatatgaaatttgcgaaaaagaatccacgtgtcttggagggactcgaaccctcaacctcctactctctagataggcgtgataacccctacacagggcagcagggactatgtccaagggcttgacgatccctccccaggccatctgcgagttgtggggcttgcctagaatgtggtggggtttgacagtgagccctgtaaacctctataaaaagctgcatgtatccgcaagtaggccccaccaaagcgaccgtgtgccgctcaaagcgcacaagcccaagtcctggtgttaggtgggacgctaaacagccctgacacgacggccttccgacgagacaggaggtttgcgcaggcccaataagccgcctggaaaaccaaacattacgaacaatataagagataatgcgactcgatataatcggcaaagacctaggcgacggataaaggatcacgattggaagcttggaacatggaactgcaagtcgctaggtttcgcaggttgcgacaggatgatctacgatgaattacatccccgcaacttcgacgtcgtggcgctgcaggagatttgctggacaggacagaaagtgtggaaaaacgggcatcgagcggctaccttctaccaaagctgtggcaccaccaacgagctgggaaccggcttcatagtgctgggtaagatgcgccaacgcgtgattgggtggaagccaatcaacgcaatgatgtgcaagctgaggattaaaggccgtttcttcaactatagcatcatcaacgtgcactgcccacacgaagggagacccgacgacgagaaagaagcgttctgctggagctggagcagacatacgatggatgcccactgcgggacgtcaaaatcgtcatcggtgacatgaacgctcaggtaggaagggaggaaatgtatagaccggtcatcggaccggatagtctgcacaccgtatcgaatgacaacggccaacgatgcataaactttgcagtctcccgcggaatggtagtccgaagcaccttctttccccgcaaaaatatccacaaggccacatggagatcacctaaccaagaaacggaaaaccaaatcgaccacgttctaatcgacggtaaattcttctctgacatcacgaacgtccgcacttaccgcagtgcgaatattgaatccgaccactacctcgttgcagtatgcctgcgctcaaaactctcgacggtgtacaacacgcgtcgaagtcggacgccgcggcttaacattgggcggctacaagacggtagactagcccaagaatacgcgcagcagctggaagtggcactcccaacggaagagcagctaggcgcagcgtctcttgaagatggctggagagatattcaatccgccattggtagcaccgcaaccgctgcacttggcacggtgcccccggatcagagaaacgactggtatggcggcgaatgtgagcagttagtagaagagaagaatgcagcatgggcgagattgctgcaacaccgcacgagggtgaacgaggcacgatataaacaggcgcggaacagacaaaactcgattttccggaggaaaaagcgtcagcaggaagatcgagaccgtgaagagacggagcaactgtaccggactaataacacacgaaatttctatgagaagttgaatcgttcacgtaagggccacgtcccacagcccgatatgtgtaaggacataaacgggaaccttcttacgaacgagcgtgaggtgatccaaaggtggcggcagcactacgaagagcacctgaatggcgatgtagcagacgaagatggcggtatggtgatggacctgggggaacgcgcgcaagATATAATTCAaccggctccgaatcttcaggaaatccaggaggagattggccggctgaagaacaacaaagcccctggagttggtcaactaccaggagagctatttaaacacggtggtgaggcactggctagagcgctgcactgggtcattaccaagatttgggaggaggaagttttgccgcaggagtggatggaaggtgtcgtgtgtcccatctacaaaaagggcgataagctggattgtagcaactaccgcgcaatcacattgctgaacgccgcctacaaggtactgtCCCAAAtattatgccgtcgactagcaccaattgcaagggagttcgtggggcagtaccaggcgggttttatgggcgaacgctccaccacggaccaggtgttcgccattcgccaagtactgcagaaatgccgcgaatacaacgtgcccacacatcatctattcatcgacttcaaagccgcatatgatacaatcgatcgggaccagctatggcagctaatgcacgaacacggatttccggataaactgacacggttgatcaaagcgacgatgggtcgggtgatgtgcgtagttcgagtttcaggggcattctcgagtcccttcgaaacccgcagagggttacggcaaggtgacccgagcagcacacatattgcacaaaAGTTTCTGTAGCCCATATGCAaccaaatttagtcacatttgagttgctgcaaccaaatcggtctggattgtgctgctatgggatggtctttcgtgtttgctattcaacgtcgctttggaaggggtaatacgaagagcagggattaacacgagtggtacaattttcaataagtccgtccagctatttggcttcgccgacgacatagatattatggcacgtaactttgagatgatggaggaagcctacatcagactgaagagggaagccaagcggatcggactagtcatcaacacgtcgaagacgaagtacatgataggaagaggttcaagagaagacaatgtgagccacccaccgtgagtttgcatcggtggtgacgaaatcgaggtggtagaagaatttgtgtacttgggctcactggtgactgccgaaaatgataccagtggagaaattcggagacgcatagtggctggaaatcgtacatactttggactccgcaagacactccgatcgaatagaattcgtcgccgtaccaaactgacaatctacaaaacgctcattagaccggagtcctctacggacacgagacctggacgatgctcgtggaggaccaacgcgcacttggagttttcgaaaggaaagtgctgcgtaccatctatggtggggtgcagatggcggacggtacgtggaggaggcgaatgaaccacgagttgcatcagctgttgggagaaccatccatcgttcacaccgcgaaaatcggacgactgtggtgggccgggcacgtagccagaatgtcggacagtaacccggtgaaaatggttctcgacaacgatccgacgggcacaagaaggcgaggtgcgcagcgggcaaggtggatcgatcaggtggaagatgacttgcggacgctccgtagactgcgtggttggctacgtgtagccatggaccgagcggaatggagaagactcttatataccgcacaggccacttcggccttagtctgaataaataataataataataacccctacacaacaagaccacttgaagttcacgtttgcggaaaagccatcagaatccgagtaccaacctccaccgggattctgatggcttttccgcaaacgtgacctttaagtggtcttgttgtgtaggggttatcacgcctatctagagagtaggaggttgagggttcgagtccctccaagacacgtggatttctTTTTCgctaatttcatatcaatttgtccatttcgaaacatgtgctgtgcatatgcacagccaagatattcaacaaaaaaatggttttcgtacggccgagttgccgaataatatgcaattaattgtaatcaagtgtcggtctttcacttgctttcaccgtcattagtcgtctgagtacacgcgaccgcttacgtaagacaatcaaactcatcaaatgctttagccaagcaagcctttggcacagcagagtgcgattgatttgCATTCTATACCATCCCGCCCAacccgttgttgggggcatggagtgcgatcttctcgcttaataaacaatgtgcactcgcttgactgtagATATACAACaataaagcacatgtggagattggacaaatcaagcatccgaaagatattcaatttgcaaaaaagagagctggTTGGTACTCGgcttctgatggcttttccgcaaacgtgacctttaagtggtcttgttgtgtaagggttatcacgcctatttagagtaggaggttgagggttcgagtcaacaaaaaaaatggttttcgtacggccgagtggccgaataatatgcaattaattattcATTTCTAGTTTTTTCATTCCCTTGACCATTCGAAGAGAAATATATTTGATAACACATTTGTAACAGCCTAATAAAGATGGGAGGACGTCTTATAAATTCTAGgagcggccaatgtggtcagtATTACTCAGTAATCAAATTCAGAGcaataattatcaaatctaTAGAAATTTTTGTGGCATAATTTTGTGTAAAACAGAACTTTACGGGTTTCCCGGCAGTACACCGTTTCATGAGCTGCATTTTGGTTGGAAATAAACGTGAAGACAGGAAATATCACCACAATGGACGCGAGAACGGTTTTGTCGGTCCAAGGTTCAGACGTAACTATGAATTCAGCAACAGCCATCATCATGTGATCGTCAAGAGCTACAGTTCCGATGGTGatcagcatcatcatcatcatatgcAAAACACCATCGTCGAAGAAGAACCGGAATGGGTGACTGCTGGTTCTACCTCGCGCTTGGACACAATAGAGCTGCGTGGCTTTGATGATGACCTGTCGGTTTCGCAATCATCTTCCGAAAAGACGAACACCGATGACGGGAAAAACTCCCAAAAACTCGGGCAAGCATATCTCCTTCTACGACGAGCTGCACCATTGCGAGCATGTCCATGCCAAGAAGAGCAGTGGCGACCATCTCAAACCGCATGACTCATCCGGCGGGCGTGAAAATGACATTGAAAGTGTTACCACGTCCAACACTGGCTCACCGCCACCGGCCCGCAGTACCCCGACGAAGCATTTGAACGAATTCAACAACATGATGGAAGATGCGCAGAAGCACAACAGCGGCGTCAACGTGAACAACTTTGAGGAGTTTATGAAATTTGATTCACTGCTCGGCTCCGATTCAGTTGCTGGAAACAATGCGCAGTCTGGATCACGCTTTAGCAAATGGTTCCGCCGCGGTGGTAATTCGTTCAACACATCCTCCGGTCAAAACTATGACGGTCGTCGAAATGTTTCGTATTTATCGTCGGACAGCTATGTCCATGGAAACAATAACCGTTATCCGGCGGACCGCAACTATTATCAGCAATATCATCCGCCTCGTTTCTCGTCGCAGGTCAACCATGGGCCAGGGGACATCCCAGCGGATTCTAATTCGGCTTTTAGGCGCCTGGTGGATATGATGGCTCAGAATCGCGTGAACAACAACTTGGTAGCCCAACAGCAAAATCTCTTGCAGATGCTGAACAAAAACCAGCAAAGCGAAAGTCTGCGTCGTATGCTGATCAAAAACACCGTTACAACGCATCCGATGCTAATCGCCAGCAACCGTCGCAGGGTCCACGTGTTCCTACGCAATTCGAGCTTCAGCTGCACACCCAATCCATCATGCAGAATGCGTTGCTCCGTAAAAAGTTGCAGGATCACCGAAAGATACTTCTCGAACAAAACAGCCAAATTGCCGAAATGACCGCTGTTGTTGCTAAAACGGAACCAAACGCGGAGGTACAGCAATTTGTCAAATCAGTTTCGCCAAACCTTCAACGCAGTCTATCGATTCTGAGTCAAACAGCCAAAAATGGGGGCGGAGGAAATTATCGCTCGTTCAATCAAACTTTCCCGAGCAGCAACGCCAGAATGGGAAATCAACCCTTCGCTAGCGCGTCGGATCATCCCGATTTATCGGCTTCGTTGCGCCAGATGTTGTTACCCAATCACCATCAGCAGCAAGGATCGCGTCCGTTTGGCAATCGACGTCGTTTCGAGAAGCGATCAGTCACGTGGAAAACCCCAAACTGAGCGGCAGCCGGTTTACTGCGTATTCGAAACCGATAGTGAATTGAATGCcacgtggatgaaaaaatcatctgtTAGTTGGAATATTAGTATTTCGAGCATTTTTACTTTGCCACTTTTGTTTCATATTACCATTTATTCGTGTTTCGTTTTTTACCTACCTTTAGATACTCAATAATGTCTCGTTTGTTTATTTTCgtatcaattcttttttacgctGAACGGAATAATTCGACTTCAGAGTTGTCGGATGAGTCCTCGGGCATAGATGAATACCAGTTTTTTTTCACGTTAGGGAAATAGATTTAAGACGATTGTTTGTATTTTGCAAGAACCAATAGTTCTATCCTTATACCTCTTTTCCATTTCTGATGAAACATTTATCATTCTTCACAAATTTTGCCAAATAATTGTATTATCTCAAAAAGTAACACATTACATTAGTTTTACTCAGACTGAATTGGCTATAGTGGATTTACATTTTGAATCTAAGACtttataataaacaacattgaattttgttaaaaaaaaaaaaaaaaaaaaaatgttggtatGGGTCATATAATTCCGTTTTAAAGGTATAAGCAATCAAGCGAGCGAATTTTGTGCTCCTTTTATATGACACCGAGGTCTTCTTTCAACAGCTGTtgtaactcgtgattcattccaTACATAGTACGCAACAATTTTACTCTAAGTGGATGTTGCTCCTCCACGAACATTGTCCAAGTCTGTAGATAGTCAGATTGGTAAGGCgatgaactctattcgatcggaacgtTATGCGAAGACCAAAGTatatacgatttcctgccatgatactgtgctgtgcccttattccaatcagcgcctaattccgttcacgcaagtcaaaatatatatctatatctatctttatctatatctatatatatattatatatatatatatatatatatatatatatatatatatttatattacatacataaaaatgaatttctgtctgtctgacccttatggactcggaaactactgaaccgattggcgagaaaatttatatgcagaggtttttggggccggggaaggttcttaagatggtccCAGCTCCCTCCCACCATTGGAAAGCGGGGGGGGGGCTCCCGTAcaaattaatcatcaatttcttcataacttcataatcagagaataaatcaattttaggcgaaacgaagttcgtcgggcctgctagtaataaataatgaagaatttttgtataaaaataacaaacataTTCTTGCGCTTCTCTATAGAAATATATGGTTATGTATgcattaaattaaatgaaaagcagtatcatttttagcgattaagagtgaaaatttcaacaaaatttgttggtcgTCACTACAGGCGCTATTTTGACTGCTTTCATTAACCCACTTGCTAAGAACGTCTGTCAAAATATTTAAGCATTTTCGGGGAAAATTTGCCCTGAATTTGATACAAAGCAGCATAACAAAATATAACAGGTAACATTGTAGTGTATTACCTAATCGTTGTCTGTATTTTACTGATATAAAATGCTGGAGAGTGGAAAAGATTTTGACCGGAATAAGGATACatttaaagctatgtccatttagaatccggaataataaaatcatctgtatctcggtaacggattgacgtacaaaaaaggttaatacatcaaaccAAGGggaattcactgtactttaaggaaaaaatatcaatacaaattaccgtgctgtgcccttattccaatcagcgcctaattccgttcacgcaagacaaaatgataaataataaagagtttTTGTCTAAAAACAGCAGAAAATAACCTTGTACTTTTCTATGGTTGTGTATGCATGAAACGAAATGGAAGCCAGCGTCATTTTTAGTGATTAATAGtgaaaatttgaacaaaatttgttggtcgTCACTACGAGCGCCATTTTCACTGTTTTCATTAACCCATTTGCTAAGAACGTCTGCCAtaatatttaagcatttttaagtAAAAACTCGCCCTGGATTGTGTCTGATGACAACGACGTTCATAGCAACGAAGACGAAGAATTCGAAGATGCTACGGATTCTGTTGAAGCTGCGCTCCCACCACAAAACAATAGACCGGCTGAAATGCAGCAAGGGTTAAGGCGCAGTGGTCGGGAGCGCGTTTATCCAGGCAAGTATTCTGATTATATTAGCTATGGATCATTTTCTGGTGAAACCATTTCCCCCCAGTTATCTTCTGCGACTACTGAATTTGTGATGGATGATCCACAAACCTACGAAGAGGTTCTACGCCGGCCAGACAGAGACCATTGGATTCAAGCAATGAACGATGAGCTGATTTCGTTGAGCGAGAATGACACGTGGGCGTTAGCAGATCTGCCTGACGGGCGGAAAGCAATTAATAATAAATGGGTATTCAAGGCGAAGCGTGGACCGGATGGGACAATACAGCGTTACAAAGCGCGTCTCGTCGTGAAAGGTTGTGCGCAACGACCGGGTTTGGATTACGACGAGGTATACTCTCCCGTAGTGCGATATGCTACAATCCGTTACCTCATGGCGCTAGCAGTGAAGCACAATTTTGATATCGACCAAATGGATGCCGTCACCGCTTTCCTGCAAGGGGAGCTGAAGGGCGAAGAGATCTACATGGTACAGCCGCAGGGTATCGATCAGCAAGCAGGCAAGGTATGTAGATTAAAGAAAGCGCTTTATGGTTTGAAGCAATCGAGCAGAGTGTGGAATGCTCAATTGGATGACGTTCTTCGAAAATTCGGCCTAAATCGTTCATCAGTAGATCCTTGTTTGTACTGGATGATTAATGGGGAGAAGATAATATTTGTAACAATTTACGTcgatgattttttgattttcaccAACGACCAGAATCTGAAACGAAAATTAAAGGCTTCAAAATTAAGCTTCACACTGTGAGGCATACATTACAAAAATATATAGTAGAATTTTTGAACATTTGTTTCACTAAACAGTAAActatttttaactaaatttttGAAGTGTTCAACATTTTCGGCATTATTCGGCCGAATATATAAATGCAAGGACTTCGGATACTGTGCATTTAGAAATATATTCAAACCAAACCTTCTGCTGACTGTTTTACATCTAATTCAGTTGTTCGAGCCAAATTTTAAGGAACATATGGGGTATAACATTTGGCGTCAAAAATATCATCCTATTTTAAATCATACAACATTCCTGTTGCAACCTGCTTCGTCTTCTCCAAGCCGACTAGAATCTCACCAAGTTTTAAAGCAAAATCAAATGCTGTTCCCGGACCACGACTAGTAACAAGGTTTCCGTCAACCACCACGGTTTTATCTTcaacgtagctattcgaaataataaaattttaagtAAACATGGGGAAACAAAATTCTTTCCTTAAAATAGATTCTATTAATTGAGTTCTTACGTGTATTTTCCGGCAAGATCATCCTTGAAGGAGGGATACGAAGTTAGAGTTTTGCCGAGGGCGACTGAATGTGTCAGCAGCACTGTCGGAGCTGCCGGAGATAATTATCAAAGCATtgtgaaattgttctaaaaaaatcgactgGTACCTGCACAAATAGCCGC from Armigeres subalbatus isolate Guangzhou_Male unplaced genomic scaffold, GZ_Asu_2 Contig1121, whole genome shotgun sequence includes:
- the LOC134202275 gene encoding LOW QUALITY PROTEIN: protein cup-like (The sequence of the model RefSeq protein was modified relative to this genomic sequence to represent the inferred CDS: inserted 3 bases in 2 codons) translates to MSCILVGNKREDRKYHHNGRENGFVGPRFRRNYEFSNSHHHVIVKSYSSDGDQHHHHHMQNTIVEEEPEWVTAGSTSRLDTIELRGFDDDLSVSQSSSEKTNTDDGKNSXKNSGKHISFYDELHHCEHVHAKKSSGDHLKPHDSSGGRENDIESVTTSNTGSPPPARSTPTKHLNEFNNMMEDAQKHNSGVNVNNFEEFMKFDSLLGSDSVAGNNAQSGSRFSKWFRRGGNSFNTSSGQNYDGRRNVSYLSSDSYVHGNNNRYPADRNYYQQYHPPRFSSQVNHGPGDIPADSNSAFRRLVDMMAQNRVNNNLVAQQQNLLQMLNKNQQSESLRRMLIKNTVXNASDANRQQPSQGPRVPTQFELQLHTQSIMQNALLRKKLQDHRKILLEQNSQIAEMTAVVAKTEPNAEVQQFVKSVSPNLQRSLSILSQTAKNGGGGNYRSFNQTFPSSNARMGNQPFASASDHPDLSASLRQMLLPNHHQQQGSRPFGNRRRFEKRSVTWKTPN